Proteins from a single region of Sphaerochaeta globosa str. Buddy:
- a CDS encoding histidinol-phosphatase, whose product MDIQTLERDINDRNPLVRLAASEKIGSLIKEGTLGHTASEEVNNHVHTTYSFSPYEPSAAAYAAWKAGLGIVGSIDHDSIGAAAEMLEAGRNIGIATTVGFELRVSFLDTPLANRKINNPDSEGIVYLCIHGVAKQHIPTVVSFLKPLQEVRNKRNKAQVEALQALVGRYGFDLDFKRDVLPLSRFSEGGSVTERHILYAMANQSIQMFGKGEKLVRFLTSSLGLSLSPKLQALFLDEKNPHYAYDLLGVFKSTFLPRFFIQPDRQECMDVRSVVDFSNSIGAIAAYAYLGDIKESVTGDKKAEEFEDSFLVELLDLLVDCGFPAVTYMPPRNTKEQMLRLQSLAKERGLMEISGVDINSSRQSMNCPQLLDPTARHLVDSAWALVAHEKLSSVDAKLGLFHPDNPLAHKSLEARLARYAALGRSMDASDPYAIINKF is encoded by the coding sequence ATGGATATACAGACGCTTGAACGGGATATCAATGATCGCAATCCCTTGGTGCGCTTGGCGGCCAGTGAGAAAATCGGCTCCCTGATCAAAGAGGGAACGCTTGGACATACGGCTAGCGAAGAGGTGAACAACCATGTGCACACCACCTATTCCTTCAGTCCCTATGAGCCTTCTGCAGCCGCGTATGCGGCTTGGAAGGCAGGGCTTGGGATTGTGGGAAGCATCGACCACGACAGCATTGGAGCTGCCGCCGAAATGCTTGAAGCTGGAAGGAATATCGGTATTGCGACAACCGTAGGCTTTGAGCTGAGGGTGAGCTTTCTTGATACGCCTTTGGCGAATCGGAAGATCAACAACCCCGATAGCGAGGGCATCGTCTATCTGTGTATCCATGGAGTTGCCAAACAGCATATTCCTACCGTTGTTTCCTTTCTGAAGCCCCTTCAGGAAGTTCGCAACAAACGCAACAAGGCACAGGTTGAAGCGTTGCAAGCCCTGGTGGGCCGCTACGGCTTCGACCTGGACTTCAAGCGTGATGTGCTTCCACTTTCCCGCTTCAGTGAGGGAGGTTCGGTTACCGAACGGCACATTCTGTATGCCATGGCCAACCAGAGCATACAGATGTTTGGAAAAGGTGAGAAACTGGTACGTTTCCTGACTTCTTCCTTGGGCCTTTCACTCTCTCCCAAACTACAGGCCTTGTTCCTGGATGAAAAGAATCCTCACTATGCCTATGACCTTTTGGGAGTCTTCAAAAGCACTTTCCTGCCTCGCTTCTTTATCCAGCCGGATAGGCAAGAGTGCATGGATGTGCGAAGCGTAGTTGATTTTTCCAACAGCATCGGTGCCATTGCCGCCTATGCATACCTGGGCGACATAAAGGAAAGTGTGACGGGGGACAAGAAGGCAGAGGAGTTTGAGGACTCGTTCCTTGTTGAACTGCTCGACTTGCTGGTTGACTGTGGTTTCCCGGCTGTCACCTACATGCCGCCGCGCAATACCAAAGAGCAGATGCTCCGCCTGCAATCATTGGCCAAGGAGCGGGGTTTGATGGAGATAAGCGGAGTGGACATCAATTCCAGCAGGCAGAGTATGAATTGCCCCCAGCTGCTTGACCCGACTGCACGTCATCTGGTCGACTCTGCATGGGCTTTGGTCGCCCATGAAAAACTCAGCAGTGTTGACGCAAAACTGGGTCTGTTCCATCCTGATAACCCGCTTGCACACAAGTCGTTGGAAGCAAGGCTGGCCCGCTATGCCGCTCTGGGACGGTCGATGGATGCATCTGACCCCTACGCTATCATCAATAAATTCTAG
- a CDS encoding alpha-ketoacid dehydrogenase subunit alpha/beta produces MSKTLTFDPATLREKQVIKTPSIPVNQYQSDFKKELKLYGKDRLIRAYYDMLLIRKFETMLDTIKKEGVYQGISYNHKGPAHLSAGQESAAVGQAMVLEPEDQIFGSHRSHGEILAKSMSAIQKMEDKDLLSIMEGFMQGETYQVIAQHFPGKDVRDTAENFILYGALAEIYAKKTGFNAGLGGSMHTFFKPFGSMPNNAIVGGSCTIAVGAALYKKINRKKGIVIANIGDGSLARGPVYEGLVLSSMDQYKTLWEENPGYPPFMLNCFDNLYAMGGQPIGETMGYKVAARVGAAINEFSMHTERVDGFNPLAVADATARKKELLIKGEGPAFMDTLTYRYSGHSPSDAMTYRTKEELEAFRNQDPIVAYGNYLIENGLLSQVDLDTMDVQLEEKMKRTLQITVDPKLSPMVDEAFVESVMFSNGSVEKFDDAKPVMLQSLEENARVQQIAKRNRYAYDENGKEYPAARQYQYRDAVFEAMAHRFSIDPTMIAYGEDHRDWGGAFACYRGLTELLPPSRFFNSPIAESAIVGSGVGYAMAGGRAVVELMYCDFLGCAGDEVFNQMPKWQAMSAGVLTMPLVLRVSVGNKYGAQHSQEWTSMVASVPGLKAMYPATPYDVKGMLNYALRGTDPVVFFESQKLYGIGEMFVKEGVPEGYYEIPEGEPAIRREGKDVTLVALGPALYTAIAAADKLKEYGLSAEVIDLRWINPLKYEMLIESVKKTGRCVMVTDSAERGSYLHTVASNLSRLAFDYLDAPIVIAGSKNWITPPAEMEEYYFAQPSTILDAIHEQLLPLQGYTAKHNITDGEFFRTSRKGV; encoded by the coding sequence ATGTCCAAAACACTAACGTTTGACCCCGCCACGCTGAGGGAAAAACAAGTCATCAAAACACCTTCCATTCCGGTAAACCAATACCAGAGTGATTTCAAGAAGGAGCTCAAGCTGTATGGGAAGGACCGCCTGATTCGTGCCTACTATGACATGCTCCTCATCCGAAAGTTCGAGACCATGCTCGATACCATCAAAAAGGAAGGGGTGTATCAGGGGATCAGCTACAACCACAAGGGGCCTGCCCACCTCTCTGCAGGGCAGGAAAGTGCTGCAGTAGGCCAGGCCATGGTATTGGAGCCCGAGGATCAGATTTTCGGCTCACACCGCAGTCATGGTGAAATATTGGCAAAGAGCATGTCGGCCATCCAGAAAATGGAGGACAAGGACTTGTTGTCCATTATGGAAGGCTTCATGCAGGGAGAAACCTATCAGGTAATTGCCCAGCATTTCCCGGGCAAGGATGTTCGTGATACTGCGGAGAACTTTATACTCTATGGTGCTTTGGCCGAAATCTATGCCAAGAAGACGGGTTTCAATGCAGGCCTCGGCGGCTCGATGCATACCTTCTTCAAGCCCTTCGGCAGCATGCCCAACAACGCCATTGTCGGCGGTTCGTGCACCATTGCCGTAGGAGCTGCCCTCTATAAGAAAATCAACCGCAAAAAGGGCATTGTCATCGCCAATATCGGCGATGGCTCGCTTGCCCGCGGTCCTGTATACGAAGGGTTGGTGCTCTCCTCCATGGACCAGTACAAGACCTTGTGGGAAGAAAATCCCGGCTATCCCCCGTTCATGCTCAACTGCTTTGACAACCTGTACGCCATGGGTGGACAGCCCATCGGAGAGACCATGGGCTACAAGGTAGCCGCCCGTGTAGGGGCTGCCATAAACGAATTCTCCATGCATACCGAACGCGTCGATGGTTTCAATCCCCTGGCGGTTGCCGATGCAACAGCCCGCAAGAAGGAGTTGTTGATCAAGGGTGAAGGGCCGGCTTTCATGGATACCTTGACGTATCGCTACAGCGGCCACAGCCCCAGCGATGCAATGACGTATCGGACCAAGGAGGAGCTGGAAGCGTTCCGCAATCAGGATCCAATCGTAGCCTATGGCAACTACCTCATTGAAAATGGTCTGCTCTCCCAGGTCGATCTCGATACTATGGACGTCCAACTTGAAGAGAAGATGAAACGGACGCTTCAGATCACCGTCGATCCCAAGCTCAGCCCGATGGTTGATGAAGCGTTCGTCGAATCGGTGATGTTCTCCAATGGTAGTGTCGAGAAGTTTGACGATGCAAAGCCTGTGATGTTGCAGAGCCTTGAAGAAAATGCTCGTGTGCAGCAGATTGCAAAGCGCAATCGTTACGCCTATGACGAGAATGGCAAGGAATATCCGGCCGCCCGTCAGTACCAGTATCGTGATGCCGTATTTGAAGCCATGGCACACCGGTTCTCCATCGATCCGACCATGATCGCCTACGGTGAGGACCACCGTGACTGGGGTGGGGCGTTTGCCTGTTACCGGGGTCTTACCGAGTTGCTTCCTCCCTCGCGGTTCTTCAACTCCCCGATTGCCGAATCTGCAATCGTCGGCAGCGGTGTCGGCTATGCAATGGCAGGGGGACGGGCCGTCGTTGAATTGATGTATTGCGACTTCCTTGGTTGTGCAGGCGACGAGGTCTTCAACCAGATGCCCAAGTGGCAGGCCATGAGCGCCGGCGTGCTTACGATGCCGTTGGTACTTCGCGTGTCGGTGGGCAACAAGTATGGAGCCCAGCACTCCCAGGAGTGGACGAGCATGGTGGCCTCGGTTCCCGGGCTGAAGGCTATGTACCCGGCAACCCCGTACGATGTGAAAGGCATGCTCAACTACGCGTTGCGTGGCACCGACCCGGTGGTTTTCTTTGAGAGCCAGAAGCTCTACGGCATCGGTGAGATGTTCGTCAAGGAAGGCGTACCCGAGGGCTACTATGAGATTCCCGAAGGTGAGCCTGCCATAAGACGCGAAGGCAAGGATGTTACCTTGGTGGCCCTTGGACCAGCCTTGTACACTGCCATCGCTGCTGCGGACAAGCTGAAGGAATACGGTCTATCGGCAGAAGTCATAGACCTGAGATGGATCAACCCCCTCAAGTATGAAATGCTCATCGAGTCGGTCAAAAAGACCGGTCGTTGTGTCATGGTAACCGACAGCGCCGAACGCGGAAGCTATCTGCATACGGTGGCAAGCAACCTTTCGAGGCTTGCCTTCGATTACCTGGATGCCCCGATTGTAATCGCCGGTTCGAAGAACTGGATTACCCCTCCCGCTGAAATGGAGGAGTACTATTTCGCCCAGCCTTCCACCATCCTGGATGCAATCCACGAGCAGCTTCTACCCCTGCAAGGGTACACAGCCAAACACAACATCACCGACGGCGAGTTCTTCAGAACCAGCCGCAAGGGAGTGTAA
- the lpdA gene encoding dihydrolipoyl dehydrogenase, producing MDSFDLIVVGSGPGGYVAAERAGALGKKVLLIEKEHFGGVCTNRGCIPTKSLLNSAKLYAHAQDGKQFGVQAEGVSFSLADAMAWKQETINTLRGGIEFLMKSNKVQVVFGEAQFLDAHHVQVANTTYEGSYLIIATGSSPFVPPIPGSKQSHVLTSDGILEIKDIPSSLVVIGGGVIGIEFASFFSMIGTKVTVLEMMSEILPMMDGEFAKLMRRELKGVDFHLGCKVEEITSDSVLYTDAKGEKKSIGASLVLMSVGRKPNTQGLEKLGLDIDRRGVVVNERMQTNLATVYAIGDVNGRSLLAHSASRMAEVAISNIFGSKAMRMRYQAIPWAVYGNPESAGCGITEAEAAKLGIPIKSQTVQMRSNGRFLAEHGKKGAGLVKVICHAHTGAIVGVHLLGPYSSEMIWGASALIEAQLRVQDVKEIVFPHPSVSELIKDACFQLDHTL from the coding sequence ATGGATAGCTTTGATTTGATTGTAGTGGGCAGCGGCCCCGGCGGTTATGTTGCTGCAGAGCGTGCAGGAGCGCTTGGTAAAAAAGTGCTTCTGATTGAGAAGGAGCACTTTGGGGGAGTGTGCACCAATCGTGGCTGCATTCCCACCAAAAGTCTGCTCAACAGTGCCAAGCTCTATGCCCATGCCCAGGACGGCAAGCAGTTTGGTGTTCAGGCTGAAGGTGTTTCCTTCAGCCTTGCCGATGCTATGGCTTGGAAGCAAGAGACTATCAATACGCTTCGTGGTGGTATCGAATTCCTGATGAAATCGAACAAGGTCCAGGTCGTGTTCGGTGAAGCACAGTTTTTGGATGCCCACCATGTACAGGTAGCGAATACCACCTATGAGGGTTCCTACTTGATCATCGCAACCGGAAGTTCCCCCTTCGTTCCCCCTATTCCCGGTTCCAAACAAAGTCACGTGCTCACCAGCGATGGCATTTTGGAGATCAAGGATATTCCTTCGTCTCTGGTGGTAATCGGCGGCGGAGTGATCGGTATTGAGTTCGCTTCCTTCTTTTCCATGATTGGGACCAAGGTCACCGTCTTAGAAATGATGAGTGAAATCCTTCCGATGATGGACGGTGAGTTCGCCAAGCTGATGCGCCGCGAACTGAAGGGAGTCGACTTCCATCTTGGTTGCAAAGTTGAGGAAATTACATCCGATTCGGTGCTCTATACCGATGCAAAAGGTGAGAAGAAATCCATCGGTGCCTCTTTGGTGCTGATGAGTGTGGGCCGCAAGCCCAATACCCAGGGTCTGGAAAAGCTTGGCCTGGATATCGACAGGCGGGGAGTGGTGGTTAATGAGCGTATGCAGACAAACCTAGCCACCGTGTATGCAATCGGTGATGTCAACGGTCGCTCCCTTTTGGCCCACAGCGCTTCACGCATGGCCGAAGTAGCGATTTCCAACATCTTCGGTTCGAAGGCGATGCGCATGCGCTACCAAGCCATTCCCTGGGCTGTCTACGGCAATCCGGAATCCGCAGGCTGCGGGATCACCGAAGCCGAAGCGGCAAAGCTTGGTATCCCCATCAAGAGCCAGACGGTGCAGATGCGTTCCAATGGAAGGTTTTTGGCGGAACATGGAAAAAAGGGTGCAGGTTTGGTGAAGGTCATCTGCCATGCACATACGGGAGCAATCGTCGGTGTCCACCTGCTCGGACCCTACAGCAGTGAGATGATCTGGGGCGCTTCGGCTCTTATTGAGGCCCAATTGCGCGTCCAGGATGTCAAAGAAATCGTATTCCCCCATCCCAGTGTGTCTGAGTTGATCAAGGATGCTTGCTTTCAGCTCGACCATACCCTGTAA
- a CDS encoding dihydrolipoamide acetyltransferase family protein: MAQQVVMPKQGNSVESCIIVEWNVQLGDKVAIGDVLCSAETDKSTIDVESTAEGVVLARLFEEGADVPVMVPIAVIGEAGEKVETAAQEEAKQQAETVNHVASSEVEKPLVTAAQAIGASPRARQLASSLGISLENVQPTGPKGRIIERDVEAAKGQPLSPVAREQALEQGLKAPLSGSGIGGRVLASDLVAKPVEAAAVAVPSLEDVTEIAVKGVRKVTARRMMESIHSTCQLSLHAFADARALKRLRAGFKASKPELGLQAITINDLVLFAVSRTLTQFPAFNAHFLGDKILRFSHVHLGVATDTAKGLLVPVLRNSELLSLKQLSEGTKALVGKCKAGTAQPDELSGSTFTVSNVGSFGIEAFTPVLNVPEVAILGVGTITLKPIEDEDGDVVFIEHIGLSLTMDHQAVDGADAARFLKALMDNIASIDLLLAL; the protein is encoded by the coding sequence ATGGCACAACAGGTTGTGATGCCCAAGCAGGGAAACTCAGTCGAGTCCTGCATCATCGTGGAATGGAACGTTCAGCTCGGGGACAAGGTAGCCATCGGGGATGTACTGTGTTCAGCTGAGACTGATAAATCCACCATCGACGTTGAGTCGACTGCCGAGGGTGTGGTACTTGCCCGCCTGTTCGAAGAAGGCGCCGACGTCCCGGTCATGGTACCCATCGCCGTTATTGGAGAAGCAGGGGAGAAAGTCGAGACTGCTGCCCAAGAAGAGGCGAAGCAGCAAGCAGAAACAGTGAACCACGTTGCATCATCGGAAGTGGAGAAACCTCTTGTTACTGCGGCTCAGGCAATAGGTGCCAGTCCGCGAGCCCGGCAATTGGCTTCATCCTTGGGTATTTCACTTGAGAATGTACAACCTACCGGTCCGAAGGGTCGGATCATCGAGCGGGATGTTGAGGCCGCCAAGGGTCAGCCTCTCTCTCCTGTTGCCAGAGAGCAGGCACTAGAGCAGGGCCTTAAGGCTCCTCTAAGCGGCAGCGGTATCGGTGGCAGGGTGCTTGCATCCGACTTGGTAGCAAAGCCTGTAGAAGCAGCAGCGGTTGCAGTACCATCACTCGAGGATGTTACCGAAATCGCGGTGAAGGGAGTACGCAAGGTGACGGCAAGAAGGATGATGGAGTCGATTCACTCGACCTGTCAGCTTTCCTTGCATGCTTTCGCCGATGCCCGCGCCCTCAAGCGTCTACGTGCAGGGTTTAAGGCATCGAAACCTGAACTCGGGTTGCAAGCAATTACGATCAACGATCTGGTCCTCTTTGCAGTTTCGCGTACCCTTACCCAGTTTCCTGCCTTCAACGCCCACTTCCTAGGGGATAAGATTCTCCGCTTTAGCCATGTCCACCTCGGTGTCGCCACCGATACTGCCAAAGGCTTGCTGGTGCCGGTGTTGCGTAACAGTGAGCTGTTGAGTCTGAAACAACTCAGTGAAGGGACCAAGGCGCTCGTCGGTAAGTGCAAGGCAGGTACTGCCCAACCTGATGAGCTTTCCGGTTCAACCTTTACCGTCAGCAATGTCGGCTCGTTTGGCATCGAAGCTTTCACTCCGGTACTGAATGTGCCCGAGGTTGCCATTCTCGGAGTGGGGACCATCACCCTCAAGCCGATTGAGGACGAGGATGGTGATGTAGTCTTTATCGAGCACATCGGCCTGTCGTTGACCATGGATCACCAAGCTGTCGACGGTGCTGATGCAGCACGCTTCCTCAAGGCTCTTATGGACAATATCGCCTCGATCGACCTCTTGTTGGCCCTGTAG
- a CDS encoding DeoR/GlpR family DNA-binding transcription regulator has product MLGLSPREEKILQLLKSGEEYPVTRLSQELGVSAVTIRADLRDLDAKGLVVRSHGRVVVASSPQASFRDGSNNSQKELIAKTAAALVKDNDCIMITNGSTCSLIPRYLFGKRNVKVVTNSTLLLPYARANTQLVITLVGGEYRPQAEALVGPAAISQIEDYHVTTTFFGTDGFTLEHGLTTSLVENAQVVQRMCGQATRRVLCVDSSKVGNRGFVRIMPVTEIDTIVTDSGFPADLITQLEEQGVEVIIAQ; this is encoded by the coding sequence ATGTTAGGACTTTCCCCCCGTGAGGAAAAAATTCTCCAGCTGCTGAAAAGTGGAGAGGAGTACCCGGTCACCCGGCTCAGTCAAGAGCTGGGCGTTTCTGCTGTTACCATACGTGCAGACCTTAGGGACCTCGATGCCAAAGGCTTGGTGGTTCGCTCCCATGGAAGGGTGGTGGTGGCTTCTTCGCCCCAGGCATCTTTCCGCGATGGCTCGAACAACTCACAGAAAGAGCTGATTGCAAAAACGGCAGCCGCCTTGGTCAAGGACAACGACTGCATCATGATTACCAACGGCTCCACCTGCTCGCTGATCCCGCGCTACCTCTTCGGCAAGCGCAATGTGAAGGTGGTAACAAACTCCACCCTGCTTTTACCGTATGCCAGGGCGAATACCCAATTGGTCATCACCCTTGTAGGTGGGGAATACCGCCCCCAAGCCGAAGCTCTTGTCGGCCCGGCTGCAATAAGCCAGATTGAGGATTACCATGTAACTACCACCTTTTTCGGGACCGATGGTTTTACGTTGGAACATGGGCTTACCACCAGTCTGGTGGAGAATGCCCAAGTGGTCCAACGTATGTGCGGCCAAGCCACCCGGCGGGTGCTCTGCGTTGATTCATCGAAGGTGGGCAACCGGGGATTTGTTCGAATTATGCCGGTAACTGAGATTGATACCATTGTCACGGACAGTGGATTTCCAGCCGACCTCATAACCCAGCTCGAGGAGCAGGGAGTTGAGGTCATTATTGCACAGTAG
- the rhaM gene encoding L-rhamnose mutarotase — protein MRKAFVMQLKKGCEAEYQKRHDEIWPALKALLSESGVYDYTIFLERETGKLFAFQHVKGNGGSQSLGSNPIVQKWWAWMSDLMETNPDNSPVSIPLEEVFHMD, from the coding sequence ATGCGTAAAGCATTTGTCATGCAATTAAAGAAAGGATGTGAGGCTGAGTATCAGAAGCGTCACGATGAGATTTGGCCCGCCCTGAAAGCTCTGCTCAGCGAAAGCGGAGTATATGACTATACCATTTTCCTTGAACGTGAAACCGGAAAACTCTTTGCCTTCCAACACGTCAAAGGAAATGGAGGCTCACAGAGCTTGGGCTCCAATCCTATTGTACAGAAGTGGTGGGCCTGGATGTCCGACCTCATGGAAACAAATCCAGACAACTCGCCGGTCTCTATTCCCTTGGAAGAAGTCTTTCACATGGATTGA